One Pelobates fuscus isolate aPelFus1 chromosome 8, aPelFus1.pri, whole genome shotgun sequence genomic window carries:
- the ITGA6 gene encoding integrin alpha-6 isoform X2, which yields MAAAGRMAAWFYLSCCLTWGPWVTAFNLDTDNVISKSGEPGSFFGFSLAMHRQLTPEDKRLLLVGAPRTKAFPSQKANVSGGLFSCDITSTMPCTRVIFDDSVDLSTESKENQWMGVSVQSQGPGGKVVTCAHRYERRITFANSNQETRDIIGRCYVLSQDLTISDDMDGGEWNFCDGRLRGHEKFGSCQQGVAATFTKDYHYVVFGAPGAYNWKGTVRAEHKNQTFDDLLFLEDGPYETGGETKHLAELVPVPSNSYLGFSLDTGKGIISKDELTFVSGAPRANHSGAVVLLKKDAPHERMLSAEYIFEGEGLASSFGYDVAVVDLNSDGWQDIVVGAPQYFDKNDKDIGGAIYVYINQNGKWNDVKPIRIEGTKDSMFGISVKNIGDINQDGYPDIAVGAPYDDGFGKVYVFQGSKDGINRKPSQIIDGKSTKTMSFGYSIAGNMDLDKNTYPDIAIGSLSDSINVFRSRPVINIKKTITVTPDKIDYSKKNCNNFNAICLDVEACFEYTAKPDGYSPVLTLNYTFEVERERQELKLPSRVNFKDQLYINTLTNTIDLTGQNQKKCVKTSLVLQEPIRDKLRQIPVSITADIKSARSSGSQRSALPELLPILNINEPKTTTANVQFLKEGCGDDNVCNSNMKVDYKFCSKEGADTFTELPKENGVPVLVLKNQKDIALELTVTNNPSDPRNPKKDGDDAHEAKLVASLPSSLSFSSMRDLTNTPDRQFICSSNPNGSEVTCELGNPFKRNTNMTFYLILSTNDVSVATTDLDVNLRLETTSSQPNLQPLLAKARVVVELLLSVSGVAKPSQVYFGGNVLGESAMKSEEDVGSPIDFEFRITNFGRPLKALGTAFLELQWPKEIKNGKWLLYLMKIDSKGLDKITCEPEGEINKLRLKEAGKTRNRRELGEKETGKEDKLYSLFSERKYLTLDCNNHAKCVKIRCPLQGLDSNAVVTMRSRLWNGTFLEEYSKMNYLDILVKASIKVDTTSQNVKLTNDDYQVRLTVFPEKTVAQYTGVPWWIIFVAILAGILMLALLVFLLWKCGFFKRDKKDQFDATYHKAEIHAQPSDKERLTTDA from the exons GTTATTGGTTGGAGCACCTCGGACCAAAGCCTTCCCGTCCCAGAAAGCCAACGTATCGGGTGGTCTATTCTCTTGTGACATCACCTCAACTATGCCTTGCACACGGGTCATATTCGATGACTCAG TTGACCTTTCTACGGAAAGTAAAGAGAACCAATGGATGGGTGTCAGTGTGCAAAGCCAGGGACCAGGAGGTAAAGTCGTG ACGTGTGCCCATCGATACGAAAGAAGGATAACGTTCGCAAACTCGAACCAGGAGACTCGAGACATCATAGGGAGATGTTACGTACTAAGCCAAGACCTCACCATTTCTGATGACATGGATGGAGGGGAATGGAATTTTTGTGATGGACGACTGAGGGGACACGAGAAATTTGGATCTTGCCAACAAGGTGTTGCTGCAACGTTTACCAAAGACTATCATTACGTTGTTTTTGGCGCTCCGGGGGCATATAATTGGAAAG GAACTGTTCGTGCAGAACATAAAAATCAAACATTTGATGATCTGTTATTTTTAGAAGATGGTCCATATGAAACCGGTGGTGAAACTAAACACCTTGCCGAATTAGTTCCTGTTCCATCAAACAGTTATTTAG GATTCTCCCTGGATACTGGTAAAGGGATAATCTCAAAAGATGAATTAACCTTTGTTTCCGGGGCCCcaagagccaatcacagtggGGCTGTTGTACTCTTGAAGAAAGACGCTCCCCATGAAAGAATGCTTTCCGCAGAGTATATATTTGAAGGCGAAGGGCTGGCCTCTTCCTTCGGGTACGATGTAGCAGTGGTGGATCTAAACAGTGATGG GTGGCAGGATATTGTTGTTGGTGCTCCTCAGTACTTTGATAAGAATGACAAAGATATTGGAGGTGCTATTTATGTATACATCAATCAAAACGGAAAGTGGAATGATGTCAAGCCAATTCGTATTGAAGGAACCAAGGATTCCATGTTTGGAATTTCCGTAAAGAACATTGGAGATATAAATCAAGATGGATACCCTG ATATTGCTGTTGGAGCACCCTATGATGATGGCTTTGGAAAAGTCTATGTGTTCCAAGGGTCAAAGGATGGAATAAACAGAAAGCCGTCGCAG ATTATTGATGGTAAAAGCACAAAGACTATGTCGTTTGGTTACTCCATTGCTGGAAATATGGATCTGGATAAAAATACTTACCCAGATATTGCCATTGGATCGCTATCAGATTCTATAAATGTATTCAG GTCACGTCCGGTTATCAACATCAAGAAGACAATCACAGTCACTCCAGATAAAATAGACTACAGCAAGAAGAATTGTAACAATTTCAATGCAATCTG TTTAGATGTTGAAGCTTGTTTTGAATACACAGCAAAACCCGATGGTTACAGTCCAGTTTTAA CACTTAACTACACGTTTGAGGTTGAACGTGAAAGGCAAGAGTTAAAATTACCTTCAAGAGTTAATTTTAAAGACCAACTATATATCAATACGTTGACAAATACAATTGACCTCACGGGCCAAAATCAAAAGAAGTGCGTAAAAACATCTCTGGTGTTGCAG gaacccaTTAGGGATAAATTGCGGCAGATACCGGTGTCTATTACAGCAGATATAAAAAGTGCTCGTTCTTCTGGCTCACAAAGGAGTGCCCTCcctgagctgcttccaattctgaATATAAATGAGCCAAAAACCACTACTGCAAAT GTCCAGTTTCTGAAAGAAGGGTGTGGAGATGACAATGTATGTAACAGCAACATGAAAGTTGACTACAAGTTTTGTTCCAAAGAGGGAGCAGACACATTTACTGAATTACCAAA agAAAATGGTGTCCCAGTCTTGGTTCTCAAAAATCAGAAGGACATTGCTCTAGAATTAACTGTCACCAACAATCCATCGGATCCAAGAAATCCTAAAAAGGACGGTGATGATGCCCACGAAGCTAAACTCGTTGCAAGTTTGCCAAGCAGCTTGTCGTTCTCTTCGATGCGAGACCTGACTAACACCCCC GATAGACAGTTCATATGTTCATCAAATCCAAACGGCTCAGAAGTCACATGTGAGCTCGGAAATCCTTTCAAGAGAAACACCAAT ATGACATTTTACCTGATTTTGAGTACCAATGACGTATCTGTTGCAACTACAGACCTGGACGTCAATCTCCGCCTGGAAAC aacaAGCTCCCAGCCCAACCTTCAGCCCCTTCTGGCCAAAGCTCGGGTAGTAGTTGAACTTCTTCTGTCTGTATCCGG GGTTGCCAAACCTTCCCAGGTGTATTTTGGGGGGAATGTTTTAGGAGAGAGTGCAATGAAATCAGAAGAAGACGTTGGAAGTCCAATTGACTTTGAGTTCAGA ATCACTAATTTCGGAAGACCTCTTAAAGCCCTTGGTACTGCATTTTTGGAACTTCAgtggccaaaggaaataaaaaatggaaaatggcTGCTTTACTTGATGAAGATAGATTCAAAAGGACTGGATAAAATTACTTGTGAACCGGAGGGTGAAATCAATAAACTAAGACTGAAg GAGGCAGGGAAGACTAGAAACAGACGTGAACTGGGAGAAAAAGAGACTGGGAAAGAAGATAAACTATATTCTCTGTTTTCTGAAAGGAAATACTTGACTTTG GACTGTAATAACCATGCAAAATGTGTAAAAATTAGATGTCCACTTCAAGGCTTGGACAGTAATGCAGTGGTTACGATGCGCTCACGGTTATGGAATGGTACCTTTTTGGAG GAATATTCAAAGATGAATTACCTTGACATTCTGGTGAAAGCTTCTATCAAAGTGGATACAACTTCTCAAAACGTTAAATTGACAAACGACGATTACCAG GTGCGTCTGACCGTTTTCCCTGAGAAGACTGTAGCTCAGTACACCGGAGTGCCATGGTGGATCATCTTTGTTGCTATCCTTGCTGGAATCTTAATGTTGGCACTTTTAGTATTTCTGTTGTGGAAG TGTGGTTTCTTCAAGAGAGATAAGAAAGATCAGTTTGATGCTACATATCACAAGGCTGAGATCCATGCTCAGCCGTCAGATAAAGAGAGACTAACTACTGATGCATAG
- the ITGA6 gene encoding integrin alpha-6 isoform X1, protein MAAAGRMAAWFYLSCCLTWGPWVTAFNLDTDNVISKSGEPGSFFGFSLAMHRQLTPEDKRLLLVGAPRTKAFPSQKANVSGGLFSCDITSTMPCTRVIFDDSVDLSTESKENQWMGVSVQSQGPGGKVVTCAHRYERRITFANSNQETRDIIGRCYVLSQDLTISDDMDGGEWNFCDGRLRGHEKFGSCQQGVAATFTKDYHYVVFGAPGAYNWKGTVRAEHKNQTFDDLLFLEDGPYETGGETKHLAELVPVPSNSYLGFSLDTGKGIISKDELTFVSGAPRANHSGAVVLLKKDAPHERMLSAEYIFEGEGLASSFGYDVAVVDLNSDGWQDIVVGAPQYFDKNDKDIGGAIYVYINQNGKWNDVKPIRIEGTKDSMFGISVKNIGDINQDGYPDIAVGAPYDDGFGKVYVFQGSKDGINRKPSQIIDGKSTKTMSFGYSIAGNMDLDKNTYPDIAIGSLSDSINVFRSRPVINIKKTITVTPDKIDYSKKNCNNFNAICLDVEACFEYTAKPDGYSPVLTLNYTFEVERERQELKLPSRVNFKDQLYINTLTNTIDLTGQNQKKCVKTSLVLQEPIRDKLRQIPVSITADIKSARSSGSQRSALPELLPILNINEPKTTTANVQFLKEGCGDDNVCNSNMKVDYKFCSKEGADTFTELPKENGVPVLVLKNQKDIALELTVTNNPSDPRNPKKDGDDAHEAKLVASLPSSLSFSSMRDLTNTPDRQFICSSNPNGSEVTCELGNPFKRNTNMTFYLILSTNDVSVATTDLDVNLRLETTSSQPNLQPLLAKARVVVELLLSVSGVAKPSQVYFGGNVLGESAMKSEEDVGSPIDFEFRITNFGRPLKALGTAFLELQWPKEIKNGKWLLYLMKIDSKGLDKITCEPEGEINKLRLKEAGKTRNRRELGEKETGKEDKLYSLFSERKYLTLDCNNHAKCVKIRCPLQGLDSNAVVTMRSRLWNGTFLEEYSKMNYLDILVKASIKVDTTSQNVKLTNDDYQVRLTVFPEKTVAQYTGVPWWIIFVAILAGILMLALLVFLLWKCGFFKRSRYDDSVPKYHAVRIPKEDRQLKDSSLSKDCEKKQWVTKWNENESYS, encoded by the exons GTTATTGGTTGGAGCACCTCGGACCAAAGCCTTCCCGTCCCAGAAAGCCAACGTATCGGGTGGTCTATTCTCTTGTGACATCACCTCAACTATGCCTTGCACACGGGTCATATTCGATGACTCAG TTGACCTTTCTACGGAAAGTAAAGAGAACCAATGGATGGGTGTCAGTGTGCAAAGCCAGGGACCAGGAGGTAAAGTCGTG ACGTGTGCCCATCGATACGAAAGAAGGATAACGTTCGCAAACTCGAACCAGGAGACTCGAGACATCATAGGGAGATGTTACGTACTAAGCCAAGACCTCACCATTTCTGATGACATGGATGGAGGGGAATGGAATTTTTGTGATGGACGACTGAGGGGACACGAGAAATTTGGATCTTGCCAACAAGGTGTTGCTGCAACGTTTACCAAAGACTATCATTACGTTGTTTTTGGCGCTCCGGGGGCATATAATTGGAAAG GAACTGTTCGTGCAGAACATAAAAATCAAACATTTGATGATCTGTTATTTTTAGAAGATGGTCCATATGAAACCGGTGGTGAAACTAAACACCTTGCCGAATTAGTTCCTGTTCCATCAAACAGTTATTTAG GATTCTCCCTGGATACTGGTAAAGGGATAATCTCAAAAGATGAATTAACCTTTGTTTCCGGGGCCCcaagagccaatcacagtggGGCTGTTGTACTCTTGAAGAAAGACGCTCCCCATGAAAGAATGCTTTCCGCAGAGTATATATTTGAAGGCGAAGGGCTGGCCTCTTCCTTCGGGTACGATGTAGCAGTGGTGGATCTAAACAGTGATGG GTGGCAGGATATTGTTGTTGGTGCTCCTCAGTACTTTGATAAGAATGACAAAGATATTGGAGGTGCTATTTATGTATACATCAATCAAAACGGAAAGTGGAATGATGTCAAGCCAATTCGTATTGAAGGAACCAAGGATTCCATGTTTGGAATTTCCGTAAAGAACATTGGAGATATAAATCAAGATGGATACCCTG ATATTGCTGTTGGAGCACCCTATGATGATGGCTTTGGAAAAGTCTATGTGTTCCAAGGGTCAAAGGATGGAATAAACAGAAAGCCGTCGCAG ATTATTGATGGTAAAAGCACAAAGACTATGTCGTTTGGTTACTCCATTGCTGGAAATATGGATCTGGATAAAAATACTTACCCAGATATTGCCATTGGATCGCTATCAGATTCTATAAATGTATTCAG GTCACGTCCGGTTATCAACATCAAGAAGACAATCACAGTCACTCCAGATAAAATAGACTACAGCAAGAAGAATTGTAACAATTTCAATGCAATCTG TTTAGATGTTGAAGCTTGTTTTGAATACACAGCAAAACCCGATGGTTACAGTCCAGTTTTAA CACTTAACTACACGTTTGAGGTTGAACGTGAAAGGCAAGAGTTAAAATTACCTTCAAGAGTTAATTTTAAAGACCAACTATATATCAATACGTTGACAAATACAATTGACCTCACGGGCCAAAATCAAAAGAAGTGCGTAAAAACATCTCTGGTGTTGCAG gaacccaTTAGGGATAAATTGCGGCAGATACCGGTGTCTATTACAGCAGATATAAAAAGTGCTCGTTCTTCTGGCTCACAAAGGAGTGCCCTCcctgagctgcttccaattctgaATATAAATGAGCCAAAAACCACTACTGCAAAT GTCCAGTTTCTGAAAGAAGGGTGTGGAGATGACAATGTATGTAACAGCAACATGAAAGTTGACTACAAGTTTTGTTCCAAAGAGGGAGCAGACACATTTACTGAATTACCAAA agAAAATGGTGTCCCAGTCTTGGTTCTCAAAAATCAGAAGGACATTGCTCTAGAATTAACTGTCACCAACAATCCATCGGATCCAAGAAATCCTAAAAAGGACGGTGATGATGCCCACGAAGCTAAACTCGTTGCAAGTTTGCCAAGCAGCTTGTCGTTCTCTTCGATGCGAGACCTGACTAACACCCCC GATAGACAGTTCATATGTTCATCAAATCCAAACGGCTCAGAAGTCACATGTGAGCTCGGAAATCCTTTCAAGAGAAACACCAAT ATGACATTTTACCTGATTTTGAGTACCAATGACGTATCTGTTGCAACTACAGACCTGGACGTCAATCTCCGCCTGGAAAC aacaAGCTCCCAGCCCAACCTTCAGCCCCTTCTGGCCAAAGCTCGGGTAGTAGTTGAACTTCTTCTGTCTGTATCCGG GGTTGCCAAACCTTCCCAGGTGTATTTTGGGGGGAATGTTTTAGGAGAGAGTGCAATGAAATCAGAAGAAGACGTTGGAAGTCCAATTGACTTTGAGTTCAGA ATCACTAATTTCGGAAGACCTCTTAAAGCCCTTGGTACTGCATTTTTGGAACTTCAgtggccaaaggaaataaaaaatggaaaatggcTGCTTTACTTGATGAAGATAGATTCAAAAGGACTGGATAAAATTACTTGTGAACCGGAGGGTGAAATCAATAAACTAAGACTGAAg GAGGCAGGGAAGACTAGAAACAGACGTGAACTGGGAGAAAAAGAGACTGGGAAAGAAGATAAACTATATTCTCTGTTTTCTGAAAGGAAATACTTGACTTTG GACTGTAATAACCATGCAAAATGTGTAAAAATTAGATGTCCACTTCAAGGCTTGGACAGTAATGCAGTGGTTACGATGCGCTCACGGTTATGGAATGGTACCTTTTTGGAG GAATATTCAAAGATGAATTACCTTGACATTCTGGTGAAAGCTTCTATCAAAGTGGATACAACTTCTCAAAACGTTAAATTGACAAACGACGATTACCAG GTGCGTCTGACCGTTTTCCCTGAGAAGACTGTAGCTCAGTACACCGGAGTGCCATGGTGGATCATCTTTGTTGCTATCCTTGCTGGAATCTTAATGTTGGCACTTTTAGTATTTCTGTTGTGGAAG TGTGGGTTCTTTAAGCGCTCCAGGTACGATGACAGTGTCCCAAAATACCATGCTGTACGAATTCCCAAAGAAGATCGACAACTCAAAGACAGTAGTCTGTCAAAAGACTGTGAGAAAAAGCAGTGGGTCACTAAATGGAATGAAAATGAAAGCTATTCTTAG
- the ITGA6 gene encoding integrin alpha-6 isoform X3 yields the protein MAAAGRMAAWFYLSCCLTWGPWVTAFNLDTDNVISKSGEPGSFFGFSLAMHRQLTPEDKRLLLVGAPRTKAFPSQKANVSGGLFSCDITSTMPCTRVIFDDSVDLSTESKENQWMGVSVQSQGPGGKVVTCAHRYERRITFANSNQETRDIIGRCYVLSQDLTISDDMDGGEWNFCDGRLRGHEKFGSCQQGVAATFTKDYHYVVFGAPGAYNWKGTVRAEHKNQTFDDLLFLEDGPYETGGETKHLAELVPVPSNSYLGLLFMTTVSSTDPDQFLYKSEPTRTNLRKSADVKANSYLGFSLDTGKGIISKDELTFVSGAPRANHSGAVVLLKKDAPHERMLSAEYIFEGEGLASSFGYDVAVVDLNSDGWQDIVVGAPQYFDKNDKDIGGAIYVYINQNGKWNDVKPIRIEGTKDSMFGISVKNIGDINQDGYPDIAVGAPYDDGFGKVYVFQGSKDGINRKPSQIIDGKSTKTMSFGYSIAGNMDLDKNTYPDIAIGSLSDSINVFRSRPVINIKKTITVTPDKIDYSKKNCNNFNAICLDVEACFEYTAKPDGYSPVLTLNYTFEVERERQELKLPSRVNFKDQLYINTLTNTIDLTGQNQKKCVKTSLVLQEPIRDKLRQIPVSITADIKSARSSGSQRSALPELLPILNINEPKTTTANVQFLKEGCGDDNVCNSNMKVDYKFCSKEGADTFTELPKENGVPVLVLKNQKDIALELTVTNNPSDPRNPKKDGDDAHEAKLVASLPSSLSFSSMRDLTNTPDRQFICSSNPNGSEVTCELGNPFKRNTNMTFYLILSTNDVSVATTDLDVNLRLETTSSQPNLQPLLAKARVVVELLLSVSGVAKPSQVYFGGNVLGESAMKSEEDVGSPIDFEFRITNFGRPLKALGTAFLELQWPKEIKNGKWLLYLMKIDSKGLDKITCEPEGEINKLRLKEAGKTRNRRELGEKETGKEDKLYSLFSERKYLTLDCNNHAKCVKIRCPLQGLDSNAVVTMRSRLWNGTFLEEYSKMNYLDILVKASIKVDTTSQNVKLTNDDYQVRLTVFPEKTVAQYTGVPWWIIFVAILAGILMLALLVFLLWKCGFFKRSRYDDSVPKYHAVRIPKEDRQLKDSSLSKDCEKKQWVTKWNENESYS from the exons GTTATTGGTTGGAGCACCTCGGACCAAAGCCTTCCCGTCCCAGAAAGCCAACGTATCGGGTGGTCTATTCTCTTGTGACATCACCTCAACTATGCCTTGCACACGGGTCATATTCGATGACTCAG TTGACCTTTCTACGGAAAGTAAAGAGAACCAATGGATGGGTGTCAGTGTGCAAAGCCAGGGACCAGGAGGTAAAGTCGTG ACGTGTGCCCATCGATACGAAAGAAGGATAACGTTCGCAAACTCGAACCAGGAGACTCGAGACATCATAGGGAGATGTTACGTACTAAGCCAAGACCTCACCATTTCTGATGACATGGATGGAGGGGAATGGAATTTTTGTGATGGACGACTGAGGGGACACGAGAAATTTGGATCTTGCCAACAAGGTGTTGCTGCAACGTTTACCAAAGACTATCATTACGTTGTTTTTGGCGCTCCGGGGGCATATAATTGGAAAG GAACTGTTCGTGCAGAACATAAAAATCAAACATTTGATGATCTGTTATTTTTAGAAGATGGTCCATATGAAACCGGTGGTGAAACTAAACACCTTGCCGAATTAGTTCCTGTTCCATCAAACAGTTATTTAG GTCTTCTCTTTATGACAACTGTATCCAGTACAGACCCTGACCAATTTTTGTACAAATCTGAGCCAACTAGAACCAATTTGCGTAAATCTGCCGATGTGAAGGCTAATAGCTACTTAG GATTCTCCCTGGATACTGGTAAAGGGATAATCTCAAAAGATGAATTAACCTTTGTTTCCGGGGCCCcaagagccaatcacagtggGGCTGTTGTACTCTTGAAGAAAGACGCTCCCCATGAAAGAATGCTTTCCGCAGAGTATATATTTGAAGGCGAAGGGCTGGCCTCTTCCTTCGGGTACGATGTAGCAGTGGTGGATCTAAACAGTGATGG GTGGCAGGATATTGTTGTTGGTGCTCCTCAGTACTTTGATAAGAATGACAAAGATATTGGAGGTGCTATTTATGTATACATCAATCAAAACGGAAAGTGGAATGATGTCAAGCCAATTCGTATTGAAGGAACCAAGGATTCCATGTTTGGAATTTCCGTAAAGAACATTGGAGATATAAATCAAGATGGATACCCTG ATATTGCTGTTGGAGCACCCTATGATGATGGCTTTGGAAAAGTCTATGTGTTCCAAGGGTCAAAGGATGGAATAAACAGAAAGCCGTCGCAG ATTATTGATGGTAAAAGCACAAAGACTATGTCGTTTGGTTACTCCATTGCTGGAAATATGGATCTGGATAAAAATACTTACCCAGATATTGCCATTGGATCGCTATCAGATTCTATAAATGTATTCAG GTCACGTCCGGTTATCAACATCAAGAAGACAATCACAGTCACTCCAGATAAAATAGACTACAGCAAGAAGAATTGTAACAATTTCAATGCAATCTG TTTAGATGTTGAAGCTTGTTTTGAATACACAGCAAAACCCGATGGTTACAGTCCAGTTTTAA CACTTAACTACACGTTTGAGGTTGAACGTGAAAGGCAAGAGTTAAAATTACCTTCAAGAGTTAATTTTAAAGACCAACTATATATCAATACGTTGACAAATACAATTGACCTCACGGGCCAAAATCAAAAGAAGTGCGTAAAAACATCTCTGGTGTTGCAG gaacccaTTAGGGATAAATTGCGGCAGATACCGGTGTCTATTACAGCAGATATAAAAAGTGCTCGTTCTTCTGGCTCACAAAGGAGTGCCCTCcctgagctgcttccaattctgaATATAAATGAGCCAAAAACCACTACTGCAAAT GTCCAGTTTCTGAAAGAAGGGTGTGGAGATGACAATGTATGTAACAGCAACATGAAAGTTGACTACAAGTTTTGTTCCAAAGAGGGAGCAGACACATTTACTGAATTACCAAA agAAAATGGTGTCCCAGTCTTGGTTCTCAAAAATCAGAAGGACATTGCTCTAGAATTAACTGTCACCAACAATCCATCGGATCCAAGAAATCCTAAAAAGGACGGTGATGATGCCCACGAAGCTAAACTCGTTGCAAGTTTGCCAAGCAGCTTGTCGTTCTCTTCGATGCGAGACCTGACTAACACCCCC GATAGACAGTTCATATGTTCATCAAATCCAAACGGCTCAGAAGTCACATGTGAGCTCGGAAATCCTTTCAAGAGAAACACCAAT ATGACATTTTACCTGATTTTGAGTACCAATGACGTATCTGTTGCAACTACAGACCTGGACGTCAATCTCCGCCTGGAAAC aacaAGCTCCCAGCCCAACCTTCAGCCCCTTCTGGCCAAAGCTCGGGTAGTAGTTGAACTTCTTCTGTCTGTATCCGG GGTTGCCAAACCTTCCCAGGTGTATTTTGGGGGGAATGTTTTAGGAGAGAGTGCAATGAAATCAGAAGAAGACGTTGGAAGTCCAATTGACTTTGAGTTCAGA ATCACTAATTTCGGAAGACCTCTTAAAGCCCTTGGTACTGCATTTTTGGAACTTCAgtggccaaaggaaataaaaaatggaaaatggcTGCTTTACTTGATGAAGATAGATTCAAAAGGACTGGATAAAATTACTTGTGAACCGGAGGGTGAAATCAATAAACTAAGACTGAAg GAGGCAGGGAAGACTAGAAACAGACGTGAACTGGGAGAAAAAGAGACTGGGAAAGAAGATAAACTATATTCTCTGTTTTCTGAAAGGAAATACTTGACTTTG GACTGTAATAACCATGCAAAATGTGTAAAAATTAGATGTCCACTTCAAGGCTTGGACAGTAATGCAGTGGTTACGATGCGCTCACGGTTATGGAATGGTACCTTTTTGGAG GAATATTCAAAGATGAATTACCTTGACATTCTGGTGAAAGCTTCTATCAAAGTGGATACAACTTCTCAAAACGTTAAATTGACAAACGACGATTACCAG GTGCGTCTGACCGTTTTCCCTGAGAAGACTGTAGCTCAGTACACCGGAGTGCCATGGTGGATCATCTTTGTTGCTATCCTTGCTGGAATCTTAATGTTGGCACTTTTAGTATTTCTGTTGTGGAAG TGTGGGTTCTTTAAGCGCTCCAGGTACGATGACAGTGTCCCAAAATACCATGCTGTACGAATTCCCAAAGAAGATCGACAACTCAAAGACAGTAGTCTGTCAAAAGACTGTGAGAAAAAGCAGTGGGTCACTAAATGGAATGAAAATGAAAGCTATTCTTAG